One window from the genome of Macaca fascicularis isolate 582-1 chromosome 7, T2T-MFA8v1.1 encodes:
- the WDR89 gene encoding WD repeat-containing protein 89: MEKIEEQFANLHIVKSSSGTKEPTYLLGIDTSKTVQAGTETVAAVLCSNGSIRIYDKERLNVLREFSGYPGLLNGVRFANSCDSVYSACTDGTVKCWDARVAREKPVQLFKGYPSNIFISFDINCNDHIICAGTEKVDDDALLVFWDARMNSQDLSTTKDPLGAYSETHSDDVTQVRFHPSDPNMVVSGSSDGLVNVFDINVDNEEDALVTTCNSISSVSCIGWSGKGYKQIYCMTHDEGFYWWDLNHLDTDEPVTRLNIQDVREAVNMKEDSLDYLIGGLYHEKTDTLHVIGGTNTGRIHLMNCSTSGLTHVTSLQGGHAATVRSFCWNVQDDSLLTGGEDAQLLLWKPGAIERTFTKKESMKIASSVHQRVRVHSNDSYKRRKKQ, from the coding sequence ATGGAAAAGATTGAGGAACAGTTTGCTAATCTGCACATTGTTAAATCTTCCTCAGGAACCAAAGAGCCCACTTACCTTCTTGGTATAGACACATCAAAGACTGTCCAAGCAGGAACAGAAACTGTGGCTGCTGTTTTATGTTCTAATGGATCAATCAGAATATATGATAAAGAAAGGTTAAATGTACTACGAGAATTTAGTGGATATCCTGGACTTCTTAATGGAGTCAGATTTGCAAATTCCTGTGATAGTGTATATTCAGCATGTACTGATGGCACTGTGAAATGTTGGGATGCTCGAGTAGCCAGAGAAAAACCTGTTCAGCTCTTCAAGGGTTACCCTTCcaatatttttatcagttttgatATTAATTGTAATGATCATATTATTTGTGCTGGTACAGAAAAAGTTGATGATGATGCATTGTTGGTGTTTTGGGATGCAAGGATGAATTCTCAGGATTTATCTACAACTAAAGACCCACTTGGTGCATATTCAGAGACACATAGTGATGATGTCACTCAAGTACGTTTCCATCCCAGCGATCCCAACATGGTAGTCTCAGGTTCATCTGATGGCCTGGTAAATGTATTTGATATTAATGTTGATAATGAGGAGGATGCACTGGTTACAACCTGTAACTCAATTTCATCAGTAAGCTGTATTGGTTGGTCTGGGAAAGGTTATAAACAGATTTACTGCATGACACATGATGAAGGATTTTATTGGTGGGATCTTAATCATCTGGATACTGATGAACCAGTTACACGTTTGAACATCCAGGATGTCAGAGAGGCAGTTAACATGAAAGAAGATTCTTTGGACTATTTGATTGGTGGCCTGTACCATGAAAAGACAGACACATTGCATGTTATTGGAGGAACAAACACAGGAAGGATTCACTTGATGAACTGCAGCACGTCAGGACTGACTCATGTGACTAGCCTTCAGGGAGGGCATGCTGCTACAGTCCGTTCTTTCTGTTGGAATGTGCAAGATGATTCTTTGTTGACTGGAGGAGAAGATGCACAGTTGTTACTTTGGAAACCTGGAGCTATAGAGAGGACCTTTACTAAGAAAGAGAGCATGAAAATAGCATCTTCTGTGCACCAACGAGTACGAGTTCATAGTAATGATtcttataaaagaaggaaaaagcagtGA